The genomic window AGTCTTCTGCACTTCCTTTAGAGGTGCTTTCCGGAAAAGGCGGGCAACAGCAAGGATATGAAAGCTGACGTTTTCATGATCAATTTCACTGACATTCTGGATGCATTCTGACTGTTGACTGCCACACACGATCACCACATCTTTAAGAAAGGACATGTGGGCCAGGTCCTCCTGAGACAGTCTGTTGATTGGAGGAAGAATAACAAGGGCACTGCACAGGTTGATATACTGCAACACGTTAGGAGTGGGCTTTGCAAGGACTGTTCTCCAACCcatctcttctgctgctgcagaaaggacGTGGCACAAAACTGAGGACGGCTCTGTAGTAATAATACCCAATGTTCTGCCATGTTTGCCTTTGGGTAACCTCTGAGTGAAGATTTCCCATGCAATGATGAAGTATGACACACAAGGGACATTCTGGAGGAATGGGAATTTCCTTGCATGGAAACAAACTGTTGCTGGAATCTGAACTCTGGAAGATGCAGCAGTGGGATAACATGAAACCACGTGATCTCCCACTTTCACTTTTTTCACATCACTGCCTGTTGCAGTGACTGTGCCACTGAAATCAAGAGCCAGAAGCCTGTGTTTGTCCCCTGCCTGGGACTTCCAATACAGTGTATTACCAAAGTTACAGCTAGAAACACTAATAGGAAAATAATCTTCTGAGTGCAAACAAATTTTATCCACTTGAATTTCAACACTCTGTTTGTCAAGCTGAGTTGCAGCACCAGTGGATAATTCCCCAGACAAGTCTTTTGCTGTGTATGGATCAGAAGTGTACAAAGTGAATGATTGTGATTTCTGGAGTGATCTTACGGGTTGCATGTAATCTGCATCTACAAAAGGTGTGCGTCTGATTTCGGACACATAAATTCTTCCCTGGCTGATGCAGACTTCTGGATAGTCCCCACCTTTGTACTTGATAAGAACATCTGCTAACACTGAGATGTCCAGGGAGGTGGAGGAGCTGAGGTCAATCAACTGAAATGTGATTTCTGGAAATTCAACAATACAGGCTCTGGTCATGCCATACAATGCAAAGCCACAGTTAATGTGGTCCACATATCTCTCTGTTGTTCTGTAGGTGATCACTCTGAGGGAGCAGCGCGACCTCTTCTCTCTTAGTGCCACCACTACCTGGCGATAGGCTTCGCAGCACTTTGCCAACTGATCTACTGCTTTCCTTGGGGAATCTTCATTTAACTTTTGGATTCCCCACAGGAAGAGAATTTCATCATAATCCTTAACCTCTGCTCTCATTTTGTTCTGTGCATCGCCTTCCACGAGGCAATCCCAGCCTTCATACATAACATATCTCGAAGCAGGATGCAAGTATTTTTTGAGCTGCTCAGCTATCCCAAATTTGTCTGCAAACACAAGGACTCTGGGCTTAAACCCCAGATGTCCAATTGTCTGTGAAAGAGAGACTTCTTTCCATTTGTTTTGAAACAGAAACTCATTGTCTCTGGAAGACGATTCCTTCATGAAAGTGATGGCAACGCGCTTGAGCTCAGCCAAAACAGAGCCGTGTTTGTCCACAAAGCATCCACAGACCTCAAGGCAGTTCCCAGTGGATTTGCTCATTCGCATGTATATCATCATTTCCTCCTGCAGCGGGCGCAGCACCACCAGGCTGCCTATCCCTGAGGGAAAGCCTGCTCTGGAGTGGAGTGTCCTTGAGGTCAGGACAGCGGTCATCTGCAGAAAGCAGTCGAGCAGCACTGGGTGGATACAGTAGCTGTACATGTCTCTGGCGGTCTCCTCATTCACCTTGATGCTTGTTATAGCTTCCTTTAGCTCCTGGCAGTAATGCACATCACTGAGCTGCCTGAATACGGAGCCATACTGAAAGCCAACCTGAGACAGTGCTTCATAAAGCTCCTCTCTGCTAATCACTGACTTGCATCTTTGATAGATGGCTtggcaggagatgctgctttCTTCCACCACACCTTCAAGCCCCTTGGCCACTTGGCCAGCAGCATAAACTGCGTTGGAGGAAGAGAGAACCTCaaaggttgtcatggctttttGTGGACTCAGCTTGATACTCAGCACCTGGGAATTCTGTGTAAGAACACATGGTGCAGAAAAACTGATACTCAGCTGGCAAGTGCTCAGAGGCACTTTGGGTTCTGAGCTGCTCATCACAGAGGCCAGACCAAGCTCCACATAGAAAGCACCAGGGACTAAGGCCACCCCATTGTTCTTGTGCTCATATAAGTACGGTGTCGTTTCCTGGGACACCAGGCAGCCAAACTCCAAGCTGTTACTGTTTATACCGTAAATCAAAGAATGACTGGCGCTGACACctcttttgtttgcttgttgaTGGATACCCAGACAGTTCATAAGTTTTTGGCGATCAAATTGATATCGTGGAATGGCCACAGGAGCACTTTGATACCCGTTAAAAAAGTGCTGCCAGTTGGGATTAAATCCCAGTTCAAACAGATTTCCTACCAGGGTGACGAGCGTCTGATATTCTGCATCTGTTTGCAAAGAGGAGAACACCTTTGTGCCTTTCCCTAGCGTTTCTTTTATGCTTCGCTGCAGTGCTCGGTGAGGACTTATTTCCACAAACACCACGTTTTCCCTGCCTCTGGCTGCAGTTTGGATGGCTTGTGTGAAAGCAACAGGCTCACGAGTATGCTGCGCCCAGAATTTGCCCTGAGAAAAGTCATTTTCAGATGCAGCCATGCCAGTCAGTGTCGAAATCACTTCCATTTCCCCCTTCTGCTTTTCTAAAGGCTCTATCTGCTCCTCCAGCTCGCTGAGTATCATATCCATGCTGGGGCTGTGGTACGCAGCTGGAACATTTAAAACATGAAGAAAGATGTTTCTCTGTCTGAAAGCTTCAGCTAACTCTCTCTGGACAGCTTCCACCGCCTCTACGCTCCCAGACAAGGTGCAggaaatggggctgttgaaAGCAGCAATGCACACCTTTCCTGAGTAGGGATGCAGGCGTTCAGCAATCTCTTCAACAGGGACGTTTCCAACCACCAGCATTCTGCCGCTGGGAGTCTTTGCCTGCAGCCTGCTCCGGTGATAAATCACTTTGACAGCATCTGCCAGGGACAGGTACCCAGCAATGTGTGCAGCAGCAACTTCCCCCACTGAGTGGCCAACAACAGCAACGGGCTTAATACCCCAGTGCTTCAGGAGGGAAGCTACAGCAACCTGCAGGGCAAACAGCAAGGGCTGAGAAAACTCTGGATTCAACAAGTCCTTTGGGCTATGGTTTCTTGCTGGCAGGAGGCTGATGGCAGCGTGCTGCTGAAAAAGGTCTTCTATTTCCTTACACTTGTCTCTGAACACCGGCTCTGAGCTCAGCAGTGCCTCACTGAACTCCTTCAGCGTTACGCCGTTGCCGCAGAACACAAACACCAGCTGTGGTTCCGCTTTGGATATGGCAGGTTCCGTGCTCGCTGCCAACCTCAGCTCTTGCTGCAAGTGTTGGAGGGAATTTGTGACAAATGCTTTTCGGTACCTGTAGCTGGCGTGGCTTCTTCTGCAGGCAGAGGTATAGGCCAGGCTTGGGAGAGTTACGGAGTTCCTTGCGCTCAGCTGCTCAGCTGTGTCGGCCATTGTCATCTGAAGGGACTTAGGGGATGCTGCTGACAGCAGAACTAATTCCAGGGGCTTCTTAAAGGCAGGAAGAGGCTCTGGCTGCTTCACCTGCCTGACTACAACATGAGCATTGGTTCCTCCAAATCCAAAGCAGTTGATGCCAGCTACTCTTCCATACTCACTGGATTCTTCCCAGGGCTCTACAGCTGTGGCAACAGCAAGGTTTAATTTCTCTGTATCGATGCTGCTCATCTCCTTTGAGTAATGCAAAGATGGAACAATCTTTCCATGATGCATCATCAGGAGCACTTTGATTAACCcggctgctccagcagctgattCAGTGTGTCCAATATTTCCTTTCACTGAACCGATTTTCAGAATGGAAACTCGGGAAGACCTGGTTTTGCCAATGACATTACCAAGGCTCTCAGCTTCTGTAGGATCTCCAGCAGCAgttcctgtgccatgggcttcaaTGTACTGCACAACTGAGGGGTCAACACGACTTCCATAAATGCTGCGCAGTAACTTCTCTTGCTCTATTTGAGACGGCCTCGTGATTGGAGTTATGGACCTGCCATTCTGATTGACTGCACTGATGTTTATCACACCCCAGATTTTGCTGTAGTCTTCCTTTGCCTGTTCCATGAAAAAGTTAAATTGTCTTTAATAAACTCATGCTTTTTCTCTAGAGAAGAGAACAAAATAACACAACAAAGCCAAGAACAACCAGAATATTATGCTAACTTTTAAATGTGAGTTCCTTTCCCTATGTTAGGGAAAGTTAATCTTAAACTTAGATTGGAAAAACTTCTCTGGAATAGTCATTATTAGAGCTGAAGACACAAAATTCAGGCAAGCAAGCAGTCTTTATTCAGACTGCTTCACAAGCAATCTTACCTTTTTCAGTGGTTTGAGGAAAACAACACCACAGCCTTCTCCCCTTCCATAGCCATCTGCTTTTTTGGAGAAGGGTTTGCTTATGCCCTCTGGAGAGATCATTTTGGCTTTAGTGAGAGATACAAAGGTGCGGGGGTCGATGATGCAGTTCACCCCACCACAGATTGCTGCCTCACAGTCTCCTGGAGTCAAACAGAAACACATTTATGTTGAGACGGCCCTGGTGATAGACAGAAACAGTAGGAAGTCTGATTTCATCATCCAGCACCTCTTCAGTCCCATTACCTGATTTAATGGCTTGCAAGGCATAGTGcagagcaaaaagaaaagatgaacaCGCAGTGTCGACAGTCAGAGACGGTCCAGTCAGATTAAATGTGAAAGAGACCCTGTTGGCAGCAATGCTCATTGCTGTTCCAGTACCATCATAATGATTTATTtcactcacagctctgctggttATGATTTCATAGTCTCGATTCATGAGACCTGGAAAACATCAGATACATGTCAAGTTAACCCAAGCCAACAATAGGCATGTACAGCTCAAAAGCTGGTGGTGTGGTTAAGTGGTAAGTGTTAAGATGAAACCATATGGCATCAGGGCTCCTGTCATGAAGCTTTGCTCCAACACAAGTCAAAGGGGGAAGTCACAGCAATTTCCCCTAGACTCAGCATACACAAACATAGCTTACACTGGAAATTCCTACCTGCCCAGGAAATGCCCTTTCTGATGGCTCAGCTCACTGTATGATGCAGCTAAGTTCTCTGGAGTCTGTTTAGATGTCTGTAGCTCACTTTGAGACTGAGATACACTTTTGAGACTCAGGTTGTTTTAGTTTAGCTATGAGAATATTTATCAACAAGTTAAAAAGAGGATAGTTCAGACATAAATGTACAAGACATTCGCTTCATTTCCTCACATGTACCAAGTTAAAGGTCACAGCACAAACTACATCCAATACTttgtatttatctttttttccacACTTGCAAGCAGTAGGAAATAGTAAAGAAGAGCAGGGCCTGTGAGACCAGTTGTGTCCTCTTTCTGGGAATGCAACGTTTGAAATATGGTGGATCCCCAAGTCCATGAGCACATGTGGAAAGTGCAGTAGCTCTATTTAGAGAGTAAGGAATAGTGCCCTCAATGGAAGAAGAGCATCTCTCAGACTAAAGTAATCTAAAACATTTCCCCTATAGGTGCATCAAGCAAACTCGCccagaaaactcctttttaAAGAGACACAGATTACACCAGCAATAATGTGCTGGTACTCTACTATGGTCCTTTAAATATCTTTCAACAGCATCTGGTATCATCTTGTCCGTAACTTTTTGGGTACTGACAAAGGCAGTTGGACAAGTGCACCTTGGTACCATTCTAATGTCCACAGGaggatttctgctgctttaaaaGGATATTAATCCCCAGAACACCTCAACCAAAATTATACTGGAAAACATCATACTGGGGGGAAAGTGTAGGCCTGTGTAGAAGCTCAGAAGATAAGGAGCTAATGTGTACACGTCAAACACCGATTGCCAGATAGCCAGGGAGCCAACCAAGGATTGTCAGCAATAATcaagaattattaaaaaaacctaaatgaGACAGGACCATGGGGAGGTAGGGCAGCACTTCTCTGGGATAAACATCCTTGTTCTGCTCCACAGagacacaatcacagaatcacagaatcagctgGATTGGGAAAGACCACTGACATCATTGAGTCCACCCTGTGCCCAAATAACACATTGTTGACTAGACAATGGCAtgaagtgccacatccagtctttcctcaaacacttccagggatggtaaCTCCATCCGCTCTCTGGGCAAGGGATTCCCATATCAAATCacccctttctgtgaagaatttctccctaatgTACAGCCTGTAaatcccctggcacagcctgaatCCACGTCCCTTCATCCTGTCTCCAGCTGCCTGTGAAAGAGGTTCATCCCCACATCACTtcaccctcctttcaggcagttgtagggGGGAGTAAAAtcacccctgagccttctcttctcagGCTatacacccccagctccctcagctgttcctcacagcacttgtgctccacacccttccccagctctgatgcctttctctggactcactccagcacctcaatctCCTTCCTGAATTGAggggccccaaagtggacacaGAACTTGACcatgtggcctcaccagtgccataCACAGTTggaagaatcactgccctgctcctgtggtgACACTATTGCTGACACAGgtcaggatgccactggcctttCTTGGCCACCCGGgcactggctcatgttcagctgctgaccaccagcaccaccaggtccttttctgctgggcacTTTCCTACCACTCTACCCCCATCAACAAACAAtgggcagcaccagcacagaAACAGGAATGAAATATTGACCCAAGGTCAatctggggaggggggggggggggggggggcattGAGACCACCCAAGAATCCCAAAGCCTCTGATGCATTTCCAAAAAGGTCTGAAAGAAGGAACTGGACATGAGAATTTGCATAGAAAGAGAGAAACCTGCCTTCAGTGCACAGAAGCATATCTATAAAAAGGTACCCTGAACAAATCTGGGGGGTCCTCCAAGACCCTGGACATCTCATTTGCCAGACCAACACTGGAAGAAGGACTGGtgatctctttttttctctctctttttctctctttctctctctttttctctctctctttttctctctttctctctctttttctctctctttttcctctttttctgtcttttccccgctttcattctctctttttctctctttctttccctctttctctctcctcttcttTAACTCATCTCttcctttgtcttttccttCCACCCCACCTCTTTATCCACATCCCACTGCCATGTGCTGATGTAGCAGGTCAGGGACTAACATTCCAATTTTTATGCCAAGTGTGTAATTTACTAAGAAAACTTTGTGATTTTTTGCAGACCCAAGCAATTACACATCTAGGGTGTTCCCCTTAAGGGTGGAACATCACAGCCTGGCTTGGGAGTATCTTTCCTAAGAAGGCTTGGGTTGCAGATGCAGTTTCCTGCTTCCCTTCAGTGCCTGatcacagggagcagagcagcaaaaaGAGATACAGGAATTGTACCATGAACTTCTAGAGTAGCCTGGTAATTCTTACCAAAAGTAACCACTAGTGCCATAGCACAGTAGCCTTAGATCTCCAGTCTAGATCCAGTGCTAGATAACATACTGAAAGGTTATGAAGGATTGCTCCAATCTTTGGGAGCTTCAAACACACTTTCTTTGACATGAAATTTTCATCTTACCAATAAAAACACCTGTTTTGGAGCCACTGATAGATTCCACAGGGACTCCTGCATCCTCCAGGGCTTTGTATGTGCACTCCATCAGTAATTTCTGTTGCGGATCCATGCGTTCTGCCTCCATATTATTAATCCCAAACAGGTGGTTGTCAAATGAATTAAATCTGAAATACACAGACCAGAATAAACTATGACAGATGTATATAAGGTCCATTTACTTCTACACTCACAGTAAACATCTTTTGCAACTTCATGAAAAGCTGAGCAGTAACTGGTGTTTAGGCCACAGCTCCCATTTATgaaattcagaagaaaatgtttataAGCCAAAGATGTTTCATGTATATGTCATTTTATCAATGCTTCTGCATTTCAGAGTTAAGAGCCCACTCCTACCCATTTTTATTCTCATGGTTATTGCACTACTACCAACTGGATTCCTCAAACGATGAAATGTGCAGAATGAGACTCCCTCTGCAGTAATGTGGTCATAGCTTCAACAAGTTATAAACAAAATGAGAATCTCTCCTCACTGCAAAGAATCCCCCACAAAACCTGGTTTTCTAGGTTtgttttcttgggttttatttcaGATCATTATCAGCAAATACAGACCAATGCTCtaaatttaaaaccaaaaagtaGAGGATCAGCTCAGATCTGTTTTCAACAGATACCCATGCTTCTCTAACAATACATTCATAAATACtttgtgtatatttatatttgaaaGCATCTTCAAAATAGGCCCATGCTTACAAAAGACCAAATCTAATAATAATCTTGTATCCCAAGATCAGATCTAAATGGCCTTCTATCATTTCTTGATTTCAGAGCAGGATTCCATATCTAACATGGGACTAAGCGCTAAAGTAATTCTGGGTCTTATGGTTCAACCCTGCCAAGTAGAAATTTCAGGAGACAATAAGATTTCTTCTGTGCATGTCAACTTCTCCTTTGAATGAAGCTCTACACCCTGAGGATTTTAGGTGAATGTGCAATCCAAATAAAAGACACTTACTTTGACCTTACTGTAATTTGCTATTCTTCACCCTATCACAGCCCCTGAGCAGCTGTACCCATAGTCTAAGTACAACAAAAGTCAGTGGTGCAGCAGGCTAACAGACTCACTCATCCAGAAGAGCAGCTCGTGTTGTACATATTTTTCCTGGCTTGTTACCATCTGCATCATACCACTCCTTGGTGTTAAACCTCTCGGGGGGGATTTCTACGGTGCAGTTTTTGCCTTCCACCAGGACTTTCCAGAAATTGTCAATTCCATCTCCTGTTGtacaaagtttttaaaacagattAAATGATGTGCTCCCCCTCCCCATGCAGACTCAGAAATGCACAATTAGGAACAAGGACCTCCCACCTGTAAATCTAGGCTGCTCAAGCTGACTTGCCACAGAAAGAAGTGATCATTCTTTGgtgagaggaaaatgaaaaagtatGACTGA from Agelaius phoeniceus isolate bAgePho1 chromosome 1, bAgePho1.hap1, whole genome shotgun sequence includes these protein-coding regions:
- the LOC129129545 gene encoding mycolipanoate synthase-like; amino-acid sequence: MHNCWTGLTMLLSCAAQEMEIETADEVAIVGIGCNFPGGDGIDNFWKVLVEGKNCTVEIPPERFNTKEWYDADGNKPGKICTTRAALLDEFNSFDNHLFGINNMEAERMDPQQKLLMECTYKALEDAGVPVESISGSKTGVFIGLMNRDYEIITSRAVSEINHYDGTGTAMSIAANRVSFTFNLTGPSLTVDTACSSFLFALHYALQAIKSGDCEAAICGGVNCIIDPRTFVSLTKAKMISPEGISKPFSKKADGYGRGEGCGVVFLKPLKKAKEDYSKIWGVINISAVNQNGRSITPITRPSQIEQEKLLRSIYGSRVDPSVVQYIEAHGTGTAAGDPTEAESLGNVIGKTRSSRVSILKIGSVKGNIGHTESAAGAAGLIKVLLMMHHGKIVPSLHYSKEMSSIDTEKLNLAVATAVEPWEESSEYGRVAGINCFGFGGTNAHVVVRQVKQPEPLPAFKKPLELVLLSAASPKSLQMTMADTAEQLSARNSVTLPSLAYTSACRRSHASYRYRKAFVTNSLQHLQQELRLAASTEPAISKAEPQLVFVFCGNGVTLKEFSEALLSSEPVFRDKCKEIEDLFQQHAAISLLPARNHSPKDLLNPEFSQPLLFALQVAVASLLKHWGIKPVAVVGHSVGEVAAAHIAGYLSLADAVKVIYHRSRLQAKTPSGRMLVVGNVPVEEIAERLHPYSGKVCIAAFNSPISCTLSGSVEAVEAVQRELAEAFRQRNIFLHVLNVPAAYHSPSMDMILSELEEQIEPLEKQKGEMEVISTLTGMAASENDFSQGKFWAQHTREPVAFTQAIQTAARGRENVVFVEISPHRALQRSIKETLGKGTKVFSSLQTDAEYQTLVTLVGNLFELGFNPNWQHFFNGYQSAPVAIPRYQFDRQKLMNCLGIHQQANKRGVSASHSLIYGINSNSLEFGCLVSQETTPYLYEHKNNGVALVPGAFYVELGLASVMSSSEPKVPLSTCQLSISFSAPCVLTQNSQVLSIKLSPQKAMTTFEVLSSSNAVYAAGQVAKGLEGVVEESSISCQAIYQRCKSVISREELYEALSQVGFQYGSVFRQLSDVHYCQELKEAITSIKVNEETARDMYSYCIHPVLLDCFLQMTAVLTSRTLHSRAGFPSGIGSLVVLRPLQEEMMIYMRMSKSTGNCLEVCGCFVDKHGSVLAELKRVAITFMKESSSRDNEFLFQNKWKEVSLSQTIGHLGFKPRVLVFADKFGIAEQLKKYLHPASRYVMYEGWDCLVEGDAQNKMRAEVKDYDEILFLWGIQKLNEDSPRKAVDQLAKCCEAYRQVVVALREKRSRCSLRVITYRTTERYVDHINCGFALYGMTRACIVEFPEITFQLIDLSSSTSLDISVLADVLIKYKGGDYPEVCISQGRIYVSEIRRTPFVDADYMQPVRSLQKSQSFTLYTSDPYTAKDLSGELSTGAATQLDKQSVEIQVDKICLHSEDYFPISVSSCNFGNTLYWKSQAGDKHRLLALDFSGTVTATGSDVKKVKVGDHVVSCYPTAASSRVQIPATVCFHARKFPFLQNVPCVSYFIIAWEIFTQRLPKGKHGRTLGIITTEPSSVLCHVLSAAAEEMGWRTVLAKPTPNVLQYINLCSALVILPPINRLSQEDLAHMSFLKDVVIVCGSQQSECIQNVSEIDHENVSFHILAVARLFRKAPLKEVQKTIHAWISSIDMKWFRNLSGSVFQQTENFEGLNSVMSYFTCTSVPLAVLRRQKDISVLSDIPLYEPQKQLFKPNAVYVVAGGLTGLGFETVKFIAGNGGGCIAILSRRIPSSEKQEELRALQQQYKGSKVVSVQCDVTLSSDVEKAFQSIATTFVGSPIKGVFQSAVALHDGHLEVLKLADFHKVLSPKVAGTLNLHWATRDQELDYFVCYSSVTSFLGNATQTNYAAANSFLDLFCLYRRNCGLSGQAINWGALNLGILLNQDLIQNILGSKGIDILQVHEIHDYLRKTLLINNPQQAVAKLNFHTLYHHVFTQIISLKSRFITLMSEDFKNKIEMSEEAEVSETVCLKSEDYITSLMSDLTGVNADELTMNTALSSLGVDSMLAMTIQNRIFRERKVDIPVVKLLDPHTTLSSLVVLLEETSDADGTVEKKNAVVESAENGSWL